The proteins below are encoded in one region of Streptomyces cyanogenus:
- a CDS encoding glycine C-acetyltransferase — MFDTVREDLRATLDEIRAAGLHKPERVIDTPQSATVNVSAGGRPGEVLNFCANNYLGLADHPEVIAAAHAALDRWGYGMASVRFICGTQEVHKELEARLSAFLGQEDTILYSSCFDANGGVFETLLGEEDAVISDALNHASIIDGIRLSKARRFRYANRDLADLEAKLKEASDARRRLIVTDGVFSMDGYVAPLAEICDLADRYDAMVMVDDSHAVGFVGPTGRGTPELHGVMDRVDIITGTLGKALGGASGGYVAARAEIVALLRQRSRPYLFSNTLAPVIAAASLKVLDLLESADDLRVRLAENTALFRRRMTEEGFDVLPGDHAIAPVMIGDAAEAARMAELLLERGVYVIGFSYPVVPQGQARIRVQLSAAHSTDDVNRAVDAFIAARAALAG, encoded by the coding sequence ATGTTCGACACCGTCCGTGAGGACCTGCGCGCCACCCTCGACGAGATCCGCGCCGCCGGCCTGCACAAGCCCGAGCGGGTCATCGACACCCCGCAGTCCGCGACCGTCAACGTCTCGGCCGGCGGCCGCCCCGGCGAGGTCCTCAACTTCTGCGCCAACAACTACCTGGGCCTCGCCGATCACCCCGAGGTGATCGCCGCCGCCCACGCCGCGCTGGACCGCTGGGGCTACGGCATGGCCTCCGTCCGCTTCATCTGCGGCACCCAGGAGGTGCACAAGGAACTGGAGGCACGGCTCTCGGCCTTCCTCGGCCAGGAGGACACGATCCTGTACTCCTCCTGCTTCGACGCCAACGGCGGTGTCTTCGAGACCCTGCTGGGCGAGGAGGACGCGGTGATCTCCGACGCCCTCAACCACGCCTCCATCATCGACGGCATCCGGCTGTCCAAGGCCCGCCGCTTCCGCTACGCCAACCGCGACCTGGCCGACCTGGAGGCCAAGCTCAAGGAGGCCTCCGACGCCCGGCGCCGCCTGATCGTCACCGACGGCGTCTTCTCCATGGACGGCTACGTGGCGCCCCTCGCGGAGATCTGCGACCTCGCCGACCGCTACGACGCGATGGTCATGGTCGACGACTCGCACGCCGTCGGCTTCGTCGGCCCCACCGGCCGGGGCACGCCCGAACTGCACGGCGTCATGGACCGGGTCGACATCATCACCGGCACCCTCGGCAAGGCCCTGGGCGGCGCCTCCGGCGGCTACGTCGCCGCGCGCGCCGAGATCGTCGCCCTGCTGCGCCAGCGCTCCCGCCCGTACCTGTTCTCCAACACGCTCGCCCCGGTCATCGCCGCGGCCTCCCTCAAGGTCCTCGACCTGCTGGAGTCGGCCGACGACCTGCGCGTCCGCCTCGCCGAGAACACGGCCCTCTTCCGCCGCCGGATGACCGAGGAGGGCTTCGACGTCCTCCCCGGCGACCACGCCATCGCCCCCGTCATGATCGGCGACGCGGCCGAGGCGGCCCGCATGGCCGAACTGCTGCTGGAGCGCGGGGTCTACGTGATCGGCTTCTCCTACCCGGTCGTCCCGCAGGGCCAGGCCCGCATCCGCGTCCAGCTGTCCGCCGCGCACTCCACGGACGACGTCAACCGCGCGGTCGACGCGTTCATCGCGGCGCGCGCCGCCCTGGCGGGCTGA
- a CDS encoding roadblock/LC7 domain-containing protein — MASDAPTVPASDLDWLLSGLVQRVPHTSSAVLLSCDGLVKSVHGLDADSADHMAALASGLYSLGRSAGVRFGDGGEVRQVVVELDSTLLFVTTAGSGTCLAVLAGREADAAVLGYEMAMLVKSVRPYLVTAPRQHAVESPATRP; from the coding sequence ATGGCGAGCGACGCGCCGACCGTCCCCGCATCCGACCTCGACTGGCTGCTGAGCGGCCTCGTGCAGCGCGTACCGCACACCTCCAGCGCGGTGCTCCTGTCCTGCGACGGGCTGGTGAAGTCCGTGCACGGCCTGGACGCCGACAGCGCCGACCACATGGCGGCCCTGGCCTCCGGCCTGTACTCCCTCGGCCGCAGCGCGGGCGTGCGGTTCGGCGACGGCGGAGAGGTCCGCCAGGTCGTCGTCGAACTCGACTCGACGCTGCTGTTCGTGACCACCGCCGGCTCCGGCACCTGCCTCGCCGTGCTGGCCGGCCGCGAGGCCGACGCGGCGGTGCTCGGCTACGAGATGGCGATGCTGGTCAAGAGCGTCCGCCCGTACCTGGTGACCGCTCCCCGGCAGCACGCCGTCGAATCCCCGGCGACGAGGCCTTGA
- a CDS encoding GAF domain-containing protein, which produces MSYEPPRPVRGLLLTPEDKEAPARVHRLRRLGLADRPDPVLDTFAGHLAQLTGALYAMVNFIGEDHQFFAGLSAPATAPVVRDDGSRAAIGRVLPRDHGFCPHVVVRRKALVLEDVRDYPRFAGNPVVDEYGIRSYLGAPLIDSSGMALGTVCAADTAPRAWGRPGLEAIKALAADLVVRLERSAEDGLPI; this is translated from the coding sequence ATGAGCTACGAGCCGCCCCGGCCGGTCCGGGGCCTGCTGCTCACCCCCGAGGACAAGGAGGCCCCCGCCCGCGTCCACCGGCTGCGCCGACTCGGCCTGGCGGACCGGCCCGATCCCGTGCTCGACACCTTCGCCGGCCACCTCGCCCAGCTCACCGGCGCGCTCTACGCCATGGTCAACTTCATCGGCGAGGACCACCAGTTCTTCGCGGGCCTGAGCGCCCCCGCCACCGCACCGGTCGTCCGGGACGACGGCAGCAGGGCCGCGATCGGCCGGGTGCTGCCCCGGGACCATGGTTTCTGCCCCCATGTGGTCGTCCGCCGCAAGGCACTCGTCCTGGAGGACGTCCGCGACTATCCCCGGTTCGCGGGCAACCCGGTCGTCGACGAGTACGGCATCCGCTCCTATCTCGGCGCCCCGCTCATCGACAGCTCCGGCATGGCGCTCGGCACCGTGTGTGCCGCCGACACCGCGCCCCGCGCCTGGGGCAGGCCGGGGCTGGAAGCCATCAAAGCGCTCGCCGCCGACCTCGTCGTACGCCTGGAACGCAGCGCGGAGGACGGTCTGCCGATCTGA
- a CDS encoding sensor histidine kinase, giving the protein MSHLRAPANRADRREGGGRHGRPVARPAPALPETHIRPQLMRLAVLPPLAVALSATAAVLFSIRSTGARTGPVLWAVLAGAVTVAVAAILIAAVAADRATRSVGDRVDALRRTAARGEADLHALVDALRQGETPPQRGPLRRPPADADDFELLAADLARAYDGAVTAVVRAAQLSSRAGSEQKLEVFVNLARRLQSLVHREISILDDLENEIEDPDLLKGLFHVDHLATRIRRHAENLAVLGGAVSRRQWSNPVSMTEVLRSAIAEVEQYSRVKLVPPIDGELRGHAVADVIHLLAELIENATVFSAPHTQVLLRANLVTSGLAVEVEDRGLGMPVGEQSRMNALLADPDQVNVASLLADGRIGLYVVSQLARRHHIHVRLQTNIYGGVQAVLVVPQTLLGNPPGVPGTGAGTAMPQPQPQPQPQPQPQPQPQPQPQPQSQGRPTADTGTSPQTGAAVPASAQASGNGGASGAGSVSWGTGVSGAGSASAAGGGAGAGDGAEAAAGSGRRRHAQRGSGRRGADGDGHGRHGAAPAPLPVRGARETRPTPAEAVPGVNAGDRAVVETHAGVLPTPRVGTVRGTMDKPQLPRRRAQEHIVPQLRGGPAPRQDSDAVPGHDPGLMAAFQRGIGLAEAQQSLEPEQSRPEYGASSEYRTPEYGTPRLDGKPEYGQLGSSHMDAAHMDGTHLPAAAPDSTQPARVRPDHASGPEHVGAPHSGPYHGGSGHMGSDHMGPDDTGATHVGSGHTGVDYMPGPDHTGPDYTRADAAAPDQPARPLMAPHHTAPDHMAPDHMSRPNRAPDHTAPEHMALHHTAAHHTAPDPMSREDMPPAPIPPAHAPAPAGDGGRGTGRSEGSAPAG; this is encoded by the coding sequence GCCCGCACCGGCCCCGTCCTGTGGGCCGTGCTGGCCGGGGCCGTCACCGTGGCCGTCGCCGCGATCCTCATCGCCGCCGTGGCCGCCGACCGCGCCACCCGCTCGGTCGGCGACCGCGTCGACGCGCTGCGCCGCACCGCCGCGCGCGGCGAGGCCGACCTGCACGCCCTGGTCGACGCGCTCCGTCAGGGCGAGACCCCGCCGCAGCGCGGCCCGCTCCGCCGGCCGCCCGCGGACGCCGACGACTTCGAACTGCTCGCCGCCGACCTGGCCCGCGCGTACGACGGCGCCGTCACCGCCGTCGTCCGGGCCGCCCAGCTCTCCAGCCGGGCCGGCAGCGAACAGAAGCTGGAGGTGTTCGTCAACCTCGCGCGCCGGCTCCAGTCGCTCGTGCACCGGGAGATCTCGATCCTCGACGACCTGGAGAACGAGATCGAGGACCCCGACCTGCTCAAGGGCCTCTTCCACGTGGACCACCTGGCCACCCGGATCCGGCGCCACGCCGAGAACCTCGCGGTGCTCGGCGGCGCGGTCTCCCGCCGGCAGTGGAGCAACCCGGTCAGCATGACCGAGGTGCTGCGCTCCGCCATCGCCGAGGTCGAGCAGTACTCCCGGGTCAAGCTCGTGCCCCCCATCGACGGCGAACTGCGCGGCCACGCCGTCGCCGACGTCATCCACCTGCTCGCCGAACTCATCGAGAACGCCACCGTCTTCTCCGCCCCGCACACCCAGGTACTGCTGCGCGCCAACCTCGTCACCTCCGGGCTCGCCGTGGAGGTCGAGGACCGCGGGCTGGGGATGCCCGTCGGCGAACAGAGCCGGATGAACGCCCTGCTCGCCGACCCCGACCAGGTCAACGTCGCCAGCCTGCTGGCCGACGGCCGCATCGGCCTCTACGTCGTCTCCCAGCTCGCCCGCCGGCACCACATCCATGTGCGGCTGCAGACCAACATCTACGGCGGTGTGCAGGCCGTTCTCGTCGTCCCGCAGACGCTGTTGGGCAACCCGCCGGGCGTGCCGGGCACGGGCGCCGGGACAGCCATGCCGCAGCCGCAGCCGCAGCCGCAGCCGCAGCCGCAGCCGCAGCCGCAGCCGCAGCCGCAGCCGCAGCCGCAGTCCCAGGGCCGGCCCACGGCGGACACCGGGACGTCGCCGCAGACAGGAGCGGCCGTGCCGGCGTCCGCGCAGGCATCGGGGAACGGGGGGGCGTCCGGGGCGGGAAGCGTGTCCTGGGGAACGGGCGTGTCCGGGGCCGGGAGTGCGTCCGCGGCCGGTGGCGGCGCCGGGGCCGGGGACGGTGCCGAGGCCGCGGCGGGCTCCGGACGGCGGCGGCACGCCCAGCGCGGATCCGGGCGGCGCGGGGCCGACGGCGACGGGCACGGGCGGCACGGAGCCGCCCCTGCCCCGCTGCCCGTGCGCGGCGCCCGGGAGACGCGGCCCACCCCCGCCGAGGCGGTGCCGGGCGTCAACGCCGGGGACCGGGCGGTGGTGGAGACGCACGCGGGCGTGCTGCCCACGCCGCGCGTCGGCACGGTGCGCGGCACCATGGACAAGCCCCAGCTGCCCCGTCGGCGCGCCCAGGAGCACATCGTGCCCCAGCTGCGCGGCGGCCCCGCACCCCGTCAGGACTCCGACGCCGTCCCCGGCCACGACCCCGGTCTGATGGCCGCCTTCCAGCGCGGGATCGGACTCGCCGAGGCCCAGCAGAGCCTGGAGCCGGAACAGTCGCGGCCGGAGTACGGGGCGTCGTCCGAATACCGGACCCCGGAGTACGGGACACCGCGGCTGGACGGGAAGCCGGAGTACGGGCAGCTGGGCTCGTCCCACATGGACGCCGCCCACATGGATGGCACCCACCTCCCGGCCGCCGCGCCCGACTCCACCCAGCCGGCCCGCGTACGTCCCGACCACGCCAGCGGCCCGGAACACGTCGGCGCCCCCCACAGCGGCCCGTACCACGGGGGATCGGGGCACATGGGGTCCGACCACATGGGACCCGACGACACGGGGGCCACTCACGTGGGCTCCGGCCACACGGGCGTGGACTACATGCCGGGCCCCGACCACACGGGCCCGGACTACACGCGCGCGGACGCCGCAGCCCCGGACCAACCGGCCCGGCCTCTCATGGCCCCACACCACACGGCCCCGGACCACATGGCTCCAGACCACATGTCCCGGCCCAACCGGGCCCCGGACCACACAGCTCCAGAGCACATGGCCCTGCACCACACGGCCGCGCACCACACAGCCCCGGACCCCATGTCCCGAGAAGACATGCCCCCGGCGCCCATACCTCCAGCACACGCCCCCGCGCCCGCGGGCGACGGTGGCCGCGGCACCGGCCGGTCCGAGGGGAGCGCCCCGGCCGGATGA
- a CDS encoding DUF742 domain-containing protein, with protein sequence MAAAGEGPWLDDAAGRLVRPFTVSNGRTKPSIALDLMSQVMATGVTPLGYLGPEHAQALDLCRAPVSVAEVAAQLKLPAVVTKVLLSDLVDCGALTTKPPAYHHTPTDRSLLEAVLDGLRRQL encoded by the coding sequence GTGGCCGCAGCCGGCGAGGGGCCCTGGCTGGACGACGCGGCCGGGCGGCTGGTGCGGCCGTTCACGGTCAGCAACGGCCGCACGAAGCCCAGCATCGCCCTCGACCTGATGTCGCAGGTGATGGCCACGGGCGTCACCCCGCTCGGCTACCTCGGCCCCGAGCACGCCCAGGCACTCGACCTGTGCCGCGCGCCCGTCTCCGTCGCCGAGGTCGCCGCCCAGCTGAAGCTGCCCGCCGTGGTCACCAAGGTGCTCCTGTCGGACCTGGTCGACTGCGGTGCGCTGACCACCAAGCCGCCCGCGTACCACCACACTCCCACCGACCGGTCCCTGCTGGAGGCAGTGCTCGATGGACTACGACGACAGCTCTGA
- a CDS encoding GTP-binding protein: protein MDYDDSSDPFPTALKILVAGGFGVGKTTFVGAVSEIAPLSTEELLTTVSVGKDSLDGVENKMETTVAMDFGRITLDPEHVLYLFGTPGQERFWFMWDELSEGALGAVILADTRRLQDCFAAVDFFEERGLAFIVAVNEFDGAHRYDPEEVRAAIDLDPEIPVVPCDARISSSGVQTLLVLVRHLLAHAPATAPSHGAHM, encoded by the coding sequence ATGGACTACGACGACAGCTCTGACCCGTTCCCGACCGCGCTCAAGATCCTGGTCGCGGGCGGGTTCGGGGTCGGCAAGACCACCTTCGTCGGTGCGGTCAGCGAGATCGCGCCGCTCAGCACGGAGGAGCTGCTCACCACGGTCAGTGTCGGCAAGGACAGTCTCGACGGCGTCGAGAACAAGATGGAGACCACGGTCGCCATGGACTTCGGCCGCATCACCCTCGACCCGGAACACGTGCTGTACCTGTTCGGCACGCCCGGGCAGGAGCGGTTCTGGTTCATGTGGGACGAGCTGTCCGAGGGCGCGCTCGGCGCGGTGATCCTCGCCGACACCCGGCGCCTGCAGGACTGCTTCGCCGCCGTGGACTTCTTCGAGGAGCGCGGGCTCGCCTTCATCGTCGCGGTCAACGAGTTCGACGGCGCCCACCGCTACGACCCCGAGGAGGTACGCGCCGCCATCGATCTCGATCCGGAGATCCCCGTGGTGCCCTGTGACGCCCGGATCTCCAGCTCCGGCGTCCAGACCCTGCTCGTCCTCGTACGCCACCTCCTCGCCCACGCGCCGGCGACCGCGCCCAGCCACGGCGCCCACATGTGA
- a CDS encoding MFS transporter, with amino-acid sequence MTGTDTRRGSAARRGGNAATGAPAVWSREFALFFTARAVARLGDTMLPVALAAGLLEHGYGAGAVGLAMASTAAAFAGLVVFGGVIADRFSTRRLMIGADLVRLGTQSLAAGLFLTGHVVLWQICAVGFVNGVAGAVFQPGVAGTVPRLAADVQGANGAIRVAESAAQLAGPAVAGVLVGLASPGGVFAAHAATYALSALCLLLLRLPPLPAGPRAAPGSALRAFRADLADGWREFRSRSWLWGVIAVWCLYMIAVWGPTVPLVATEVVRHHGPGAYGLVNSALGVGTVIGGLLALRLRPRRMLRAGAVALFAFFGFPAAVGAGLGPAAMAAGAVLAGAGMSFWGVMWATTVQTQVPADVLNRIHAYEVAGSLAMMPVGQALAGPAAGALGAGHVLLAAGAVSVLVAAILLAVPPIRDLVRADTTAPAAH; translated from the coding sequence ATGACCGGAACGGACACGCGGCGCGGCAGCGCCGCCCGGAGGGGCGGGAACGCGGCGACCGGTGCCCCGGCGGTCTGGTCGCGGGAGTTCGCGCTGTTCTTCACGGCCCGGGCCGTCGCCCGCCTGGGTGACACCATGCTGCCCGTCGCCCTCGCGGCCGGCCTGCTGGAGCACGGGTACGGCGCGGGGGCGGTCGGCCTCGCCATGGCCTCCACGGCGGCCGCGTTCGCCGGGCTCGTGGTGTTCGGCGGGGTCATCGCCGACCGGTTCAGCACCCGCAGGCTGATGATCGGCGCCGACCTGGTCCGGCTCGGCACCCAGTCCCTCGCCGCGGGCCTGTTCCTCACCGGGCACGTGGTGCTGTGGCAGATCTGCGCCGTCGGCTTCGTCAACGGCGTGGCCGGCGCGGTCTTCCAGCCGGGCGTGGCCGGCACCGTGCCCCGTCTGGCCGCCGACGTCCAGGGCGCGAACGGCGCGATCCGGGTCGCCGAGTCCGCCGCCCAGCTCGCCGGCCCGGCCGTCGCCGGTGTCCTGGTCGGCCTCGCCTCGCCCGGCGGTGTCTTCGCCGCGCACGCCGCCACCTACGCGCTCAGCGCGCTGTGCCTGCTGCTGCTCCGGCTGCCGCCGCTCCCCGCCGGGCCCCGCGCCGCCCCCGGCTCCGCCCTGCGCGCCTTCCGCGCCGATCTCGCCGACGGCTGGCGGGAGTTCCGCTCCCGCAGCTGGCTGTGGGGTGTGATCGCCGTGTGGTGCCTCTACATGATCGCCGTATGGGGCCCGACCGTCCCGCTGGTGGCCACCGAGGTCGTACGGCACCACGGGCCGGGCGCCTACGGCCTGGTCAACTCGGCCCTCGGCGTGGGTACGGTGATCGGCGGCCTGCTCGCCCTGCGGCTGCGTCCGCGCCGCATGCTCCGGGCGGGCGCCGTCGCCCTCTTCGCCTTCTTCGGCTTCCCGGCGGCCGTCGGGGCGGGCCTCGGGCCGGCGGCCATGGCGGCCGGTGCCGTGCTCGCCGGTGCCGGGATGTCGTTCTGGGGCGTGATGTGGGCGACCACCGTACAGACCCAGGTGCCGGCCGACGTCCTCAACCGCATCCACGCCTACGAGGTGGCCGGCTCCCTGGCCATGATGCCGGTCGGCCAGGCCCTCGCGGGCCCTGCGGCCGGGGCGCTGGGCGCCGGCCACGTCCTGCTGGCCGCCGGCGCGGTGAGCGTGCTCGTGGCGGCGATCCTGCTCGCCGTCCCGCCGATACGCGACCTGGTCCGGGCCGACACGACCGCACCCGCCGCCCACTGA
- a CDS encoding MmcQ/YjbR family DNA-binding protein codes for MPDAEDVRRIALSLPDTTEKIAWSMPTFRVAGKMFATLPEDETSIAVRCPKDERDELVLAEPEKFWIADHEAQFAWVRARLAALEDEAELRDILADSWRQAAPPRLLEAHPEVGLPPAS; via the coding sequence ATGCCGGATGCAGAAGACGTACGCCGAATCGCCCTGTCCCTGCCGGACACCACGGAGAAGATCGCCTGGAGCATGCCCACGTTCCGGGTCGCCGGGAAGATGTTCGCGACCCTGCCCGAGGACGAGACGTCCATCGCCGTGCGCTGTCCCAAGGACGAGCGCGACGAACTGGTGCTGGCCGAACCGGAGAAGTTCTGGATCGCCGACCACGAGGCCCAGTTCGCCTGGGTGCGAGCGAGACTCGCCGCCCTGGAGGACGAGGCGGAGCTGCGGGACATCCTCGCCGACTCCTGGCGCCAGGCCGCCCCGCCCCGGCTCCTGGAGGCCCACCCCGAGGTGGGGCTCCCGCCCGCGTCCTGA
- a CDS encoding helix-turn-helix domain-containing protein: MRNEDHVDLLIGTRLAELRAQHGWSLDELAERSGVSRSTLSRAERAETSPTAALLNRLCHVYGRTMSQLLSEVEAAPAPLVRAAEQQVWQDRASGFVRRSVSPPHTGLRGELVEGRLTPGADLAYDRPPVPGLEQHLWLLAGALEVTVGDRVHRLDAGDCLRMRVTGATRFRCTGSGEARYVLAVVRP, encoded by the coding sequence ATGAGAAACGAGGATCACGTCGATCTCCTCATCGGCACTCGGCTGGCCGAACTGCGCGCCCAGCACGGCTGGTCCCTGGACGAGTTGGCGGAGCGCAGCGGAGTCAGCCGGTCCACCCTTTCGCGCGCGGAGCGCGCCGAGACCAGCCCCACCGCCGCCCTGCTGAACCGGCTCTGCCACGTCTACGGCCGCACCATGTCCCAGCTGCTGAGCGAGGTCGAGGCGGCGCCGGCCCCGCTGGTCCGGGCCGCCGAGCAACAGGTGTGGCAGGACCGCGCCTCCGGCTTCGTGCGCCGGTCGGTGTCGCCGCCGCACACCGGACTGCGCGGCGAACTGGTCGAGGGCCGCCTCACCCCGGGCGCGGACCTCGCCTACGACCGCCCGCCCGTGCCCGGCCTGGAGCAGCACCTGTGGCTGCTGGCGGGCGCCCTGGAGGTGACCGTCGGGGACCGGGTCCACCGGCTCGACGCGGGGGACTGTCTGCGGATGCGGGTGACCGGCGCGACCCGGTTCCGCTGCACCGGCTCCGGCGAGGCCCGCTACGTCCTGGCGGTGGTACGGCCGTGA
- a CDS encoding GNAT family N-acetyltransferase yields MERWTGDRVRDRAGDLAALLADTVASGASVGFLAPLGHAEAAAWWREQAEAATAGRLAVWAALDPTDRVTGTVSLAFPGKPNSRHRAELVKLMVHRTARGRGLGRRLLATAERAAAADGRTLLHLDTETGSPAEHLYRSAGWTVAGTIPGYAASPAGELRPTTLYFKQLRG; encoded by the coding sequence GTGGAGCGCTGGACCGGCGACCGGGTGCGCGACCGGGCCGGCGACCTCGCGGCGCTGCTGGCCGACACCGTGGCCTCGGGCGCCTCCGTCGGCTTCCTCGCACCGCTCGGCCACGCGGAGGCGGCCGCCTGGTGGCGGGAGCAGGCGGAGGCCGCGACGGCGGGCCGGCTCGCCGTCTGGGCGGCCCTGGACCCCACGGACCGGGTGACGGGCACCGTCAGCCTGGCCTTCCCCGGCAAGCCGAACAGCCGGCACCGCGCCGAGCTGGTCAAGCTGATGGTGCACCGCACGGCACGGGGACGGGGCCTGGGCCGCCGGCTCCTGGCCACCGCCGAGCGGGCCGCCGCTGCCGACGGCCGCACCCTGCTCCACCTCGACACCGAGACCGGCAGTCCCGCCGAGCACCTGTACCGCTCGGCCGGCTGGACCGTGGCCGGCACCATCCCGGGCTACGCGGCGAGCCCGGCGGGCGAGCTGCGGCCGACGACGCTGTACTTCAAGCAGCTCCGAGGGTGA
- a CDS encoding LysR family transcriptional regulator, translating to MIEARRLHILRAVADHRTVTAAAAALYLTPSAVSQQLTALEQETGHRLVERGAKGVRLTPAGEILLGHTNAVLAQLERAEAELAAYGSGEAGTVTVAAFATGIAQVVAPAVARLAHSAPGIRIRVQDAEGDASLPMVLDRQVDVAVAVEYRGAPPADDPRLTHVPLYAEPFDAVVPVGHRLADAPEVPLAELAKDPWIGPYPGNPCHDVVVLACESAGFQPRLEHSSDDFRAVVALASADAGVALVPRSALRGMDLAGVVVRPVDGVAPTRRVFAAVRRGAEGHPLIRPVLEALGEAAHA from the coding sequence ATGATCGAAGCACGGCGGCTCCACATCCTCCGTGCGGTGGCCGACCACCGCACGGTCACCGCGGCAGCCGCCGCGCTCTACCTCACCCCCTCCGCCGTCTCCCAGCAGCTGACGGCGCTGGAGCAGGAGACCGGCCACCGCCTGGTCGAGCGTGGCGCCAAGGGCGTGCGGCTCACCCCGGCCGGCGAGATCCTGCTCGGCCACACCAACGCGGTCCTCGCCCAGCTGGAGCGGGCCGAGGCCGAGCTGGCCGCCTACGGCTCCGGCGAGGCGGGCACGGTCACCGTGGCGGCCTTCGCGACCGGCATCGCCCAGGTCGTGGCCCCGGCGGTGGCCCGCCTCGCCCACTCCGCGCCCGGCATAAGGATCCGCGTGCAGGACGCGGAGGGCGACGCCAGCCTGCCCATGGTGCTGGACCGGCAGGTCGATGTCGCGGTCGCCGTCGAGTACCGGGGCGCGCCGCCCGCCGACGACCCCCGCCTGACCCACGTGCCGCTCTACGCCGAGCCGTTCGACGCCGTCGTACCGGTGGGGCACCGCCTGGCGGACGCCCCCGAGGTGCCCCTCGCCGAGCTGGCCAAGGACCCGTGGATCGGCCCGTACCCCGGCAACCCTTGCCACGACGTGGTCGTCCTCGCCTGTGAGAGCGCCGGCTTCCAGCCCCGCCTCGAACACTCCTCCGACGACTTCCGCGCCGTCGTCGCCCTGGCCTCGGCCGACGCCGGCGTGGCGCTCGTACCGCGTTCCGCGCTGCGTGGCATGGACCTCGCCGGTGTGGTCGTACGGCCCGTCGACGGCGTCGCCCCGACCCGCCGGGTGTTCGCCGCCGTCCGCCGGGGTGCCGAGGGGCACCCGCTGATCCGCCCGGTGCTGGAGGCGCTCGGCGAGGCGGCGCACGCGTGA
- the tdh gene encoding L-threonine 3-dehydrogenase → MKALVKEKAEPGLWLTDVPEPAIGPGDVLIKVMRTGICGTDLHIRAWDGWARQTIRTPLVLGHEFVGQVVETGRDVTDIRIGDRVSGEGHLVCGKCRNCLAGRRHLCRATVGLGVGRDGAFAEYVALPASNVWVHRVPVDLDVAAIFDPFGNAVHTALSFPLVGEDVLITGAGPIGLMAAAVARHAGARNVVITDVSEERLELARKTGASLALNVAETTIAEGQRELGLREGFDIGLEMSGRPEAMRDMIANMTHGGRIAMLGLPAQEFPVDWARIVTSMITIKGIYGREMFETWYAMSVLLEGGLDLAPVITGRYGYRDFEAAFADAASGTGGKVILDWTA, encoded by the coding sequence TTGAAGGCGCTCGTCAAGGAGAAGGCGGAGCCGGGACTCTGGCTGACGGACGTCCCGGAGCCCGCCATCGGCCCCGGTGACGTCCTGATCAAGGTCATGCGGACCGGTATCTGCGGCACGGACCTGCACATCCGGGCCTGGGACGGCTGGGCCCGGCAGACGATCCGCACGCCCCTCGTGCTCGGCCACGAGTTCGTCGGGCAGGTCGTCGAGACCGGCCGGGACGTGACCGACATCCGCATCGGCGACCGGGTCAGCGGCGAGGGCCACCTGGTGTGCGGCAAGTGCCGCAACTGCCTGGCCGGCCGCCGCCACCTGTGCCGGGCCACCGTCGGCCTCGGCGTCGGCCGCGACGGCGCGTTCGCCGAGTACGTCGCCCTGCCCGCGTCCAACGTCTGGGTGCACCGGGTCCCCGTCGATCTCGACGTCGCCGCGATCTTCGACCCGTTCGGCAACGCCGTGCACACCGCGCTCTCCTTCCCGCTGGTCGGCGAGGACGTGCTGATCACCGGTGCCGGCCCGATCGGCCTGATGGCCGCCGCCGTGGCCCGGCACGCGGGCGCCCGCAACGTCGTCATCACCGACGTCAGCGAGGAGCGCCTGGAGCTGGCCCGCAAGACAGGAGCCAGCCTCGCCCTGAACGTCGCCGAGACGACGATCGCCGAGGGGCAGCGTGAGCTGGGGCTGCGCGAGGGCTTCGACATCGGTCTGGAGATGTCCGGCCGCCCCGAGGCCATGCGGGACATGATCGCCAACATGACGCACGGCGGCCGGATCGCCATGCTCGGCCTGCCCGCCCAGGAGTTCCCGGTCGACTGGGCCCGGATCGTCACGTCGATGATCACCATCAAGGGCATCTACGGCCGTGAGATGTTCGAGACCTGGTACGCGATGTCGGTGCTGCTGGAGGGCGGCCTGGACCTCGCCCCGGTGATCACCGGCCGGTACGGCTACCGCGACTTCGAGGCGGCCTTCGCCGACGCGGCGAGCGGCACCGGCGGCAAGGTCATCCTCGACTGGACCGCGTGA